A region of Saccharomyces mikatae IFO 1815 strain IFO1815 genome assembly, chromosome: 12 DNA encodes the following proteins:
- the NDL1 gene encoding Ndl1p (similar to Saccharomyces cerevisiae NDL1 (YLR254C); ancestral locus Anc_1.382) gives MVPNLDLETAIQIISSLETQLSELECATKEYENDLEQVISNLKKDLLESRKHNKCSKQQITGLEIQVDELENENIQLRNKIETLQLESDRRLERNVLLEHELVDTKDALQRLKVSKEEASGGETKRNTRPPSSQNKKMKLFKDTIKVSTTCSTLYLQSITKNNNTTRNHCNIPNTQITQSTVIATTSSV, from the coding sequence ATGGTGCCGAACTTGGATTTGGAAACCGCTATACAGATAATCTCTTCACTGGAGACCCAATTGAGCGAGCTCGAATGCGCTACCAAAGAGTATGAAAACGATTTAGAACAAGTCATCtcaaacttgaaaaaagatcTTCTTGAAAGCCGCAAACACAACAAGTGTAGCAAGCAACAAATAACTGGGTTGGAGATACAAGTAGATGAgttggaaaatgaaaatatccAACTTAGGAATAAAATCGAAACGTTACAGCTGGAGAGTGACCGACGACTAGAACGCAACGTTCTGCTGGAACACGAGTTAGTCGACACAAAAGATGCTTTACAAAGGCTAAAAGTtagcaaagaagaagcctCCGGCGGTGAGACTAAACGAAACACCAGGCCTCCATCCagtcaaaataaaaagatgaaactTTTTAAGGATACTATCAAAGTTTCCACCACATGCTCAACCTTGTACCTACAAAGCATAACGAAAAATAACAACACCACCAGAAATCACTGTAATATACCAAACACCCAGATCACGCAGTCAACCGTGATAGCAACAACGTCTTCCGTTTAG
- the HAP1 gene encoding Hap1p (similar to Saccharomyces cerevisiae HAP1 (YLR256W); ancestral locus Anc_1.380), producing MSNTPYNSSVPSIASMTQSSVQRSPNMHGATTPGTNGSNSPPLHMSSDSSKIKRKRNRIPLSCTICRKRKVKCDKFRPHCQQCTKTGVAHLCHYMEQTWAEEAEKELLKDNELKKLRERVKSLEKTLSKVHSSPSSNSLKSYNTPESSNLFIGSDENTALVNTNMGSASSVSHIPQQQQQQHHQEFSKSGDANSNSSTLSISKKYDNDELDLTKDFDLLHIKSNGTIHLGATHWLSIMKGDPYLKLLWGHIFAMREKLNEWYYQKNSYSKLKSSKCPITHAQVPSSAAAATNTNTRKCPVDHAAFASGMMASKEETPVSRKCPVDHTMFSSGMVPPREDTSSQKRCPVDHTMYSAGMIPPREDTSSQKRCPVDHTMFTAGMMPPKEETPSPFSTKHMIDHNKHTMNPPQSKCPVDHRNYTKDFPSDMGNSSPTLTGRCPIDHSNMKNATAFPTSSHNTIQHHQPQSRSHSRSHPSQKRKQDSYMTESEVLATLCEMLPPKRVIALFIEKFFKHLYPAIPILDEQNFKNHVNQMLSLSSINPTVNNFGMGMPSSSSLENQPITQINLPKLSDSCNLGILIIILRLTWLSIPSNSCDVDLGEESGSFLVPNESSSMSASALTSMAKEESLLLKYETPVEALELCQKYLIKFDELSSISNNNVNLTTVQFAIFYNFYMKSASNDLTTLTNTNNTGIANPGHDSESHQILLSNITQMAFSCGLHRDPDNFPQLNATIPTTTQDMPNNGNKKMNSNTNASLNNSMTATTTTNSSSRSGSADSRSGSIPVSKKENQVSIERFKHTWRKIWYYIVSMDVNQSLSLGSPRLLRNLRDFSDTKLPSASRIDYVRDIKELIIVKNFTLFFQIDLCIIAVLNHILNVSLARSVRKFELDSLINLLKNLTYGTENVNDVVSSLINKGLLPTSEGGSVDSNSDEIYGLPKLPDILNHGQHNQNLYADGRAASSSDIDKKLDLPHESTTRALFFSKHMTIRMLLYLLNYILFTHYEPMGSEDPGTNILAKEYAQEALNFAMDGYRNCMIFFNNIRNTNSLFDYMNVILSYPCLDIGHRSLQFIVCLILRAKCGPLTGMRESSIITNGTSSGFNSSVEDEDVKIKQESSDELKKDDFMKDVNLDSGDSLAEILMSRMLLFQKLTKQLSKKYNYAIRMNKSTGFFVSLLDTPSKKSDSKSGNGSFMLGNWKHPKVSNMSGFLAGDKDQLQRCPVYQDALGFVSPPGTNEGSAPIQGLALQNSTARMGGTQLPPIRSYKPITYTSSNLRRMKETGEAEAKRRRFNDGYVDNNEIPRGISPKPSSGLSSVQPLLSSFSMNQLGGNTIPTVPSLTNITSQMGALPSLDRITTSQINLPDPSRDEAFDNSIKQMTPITNAFMNNNNSIPSSTMNGNMNVSGAGTANTDTSVNGSALSTLTSPQNSDLASNSATQYNPDLEDFLMQNSNFNGLMINPSSLVEVVGGYNDPNNLGRNDAVDFLPVDNVEIDGLVDFYRADFPIWE from the coding sequence ATGTCAAACACCCCTTATAATTCATCCGTGCCTTCCATTGCATCGATGACCCAGTCTTCTGTCCAAAGAAGTCCCAACATGCATGGAGCAACTACCCCCGGTACCAATGGTTCTAACTCCCCACCCTTACACATGTCTTCAGATTCCTCCAAGATCAAAAGGAAGCGTAACAGAATCCCGCTCAGTTGTACCATCTGTCGGAAACGGAAAGTTAAGTGTGACAAGTTCAGACCGCACTGCCAGCAGTGTACTAAAACAGGGGTAGCTCATCTCTGCCATTACATGGAGCAGACTTGGGCAGAAGAGgcagaaaaagaactattGAAGGACAATGAGTTAAAGAAGCTGAGAGAGCGGGTAAAATCGTTGGAAAAAACTCTTTCCAAGGTGCATTCTTCCCCTTCCTCGAACTCTTTGAAGAGCTATAACACACCCGAGAGCAGCAACCTCTTTATAGGCAGTGATGAAAATACAGCCCTTGTTAACACAAACATGGGCTCTGCGTCTTCTGTGTCGCATATTCcgcagcaacagcaacagcagcatCATCAAGAATTCTCTAAAAGTGGAGATGCTAACTCAAACTCGTCGACACTTTCTATCTCCAAAAAGTATGATAACGATGAGTTGGACTTAACCAAGGATTTTGATCTTTTACATATCAAGAGCAACGGTACCATTCATCTCGGTGCCACTCATTGGTTGTCTATCATGAAAGGTGACCCTTATCTAAAGCTTTTATGGGGACATATATTTGCTATGAGGGAGAAACTAAATGAATGGTActaccaaaaaaattcttatTCGAAACTGAAGTCAAGCAAATGTCCGATCACTCACGCACAAGTACCTTCTTCCGCAGCGGCTGCTACTAATACTAATACTAGAAAATGTCCTGTTGATCATGCCGCTTTTGCGTCCGGAATGATGGCTTCAAAAGAGGAGACACCTGTTTCAAGGAAATGTCCCGTTGACCACACGATGTTCTCTTCGGGAATGGTTCCCCCCAGAGAGGATACTTCCTCCCAAAAGAGATGTCCCGTTGACCACACAATGTATTCTGCAGGAATGATTCCTCCCAGGGAGGATACTTCCTCCCAGAAAAGATGCCCCGTTGACCACACAATGTTCACTGCAGGAATGATGCCACCTAAAGAAGAGACTCCTTCCCCGTTTTCTACTAAACACATGATAGACCACAATAAGCATACAATGAATCCACCCCAATCGAAATGTCCCGTGGATCATAGAAACTACACGAAGGATTTCCCCTCAGATATGGGAAATTCTTCTCCCACCCTAACTGGTCGGTGCCCTATTGACCATtcaaatatgaaaaatgcTACTGCTTTTCCAACATCATCTCATAATACTATTCAGCATCATCAACCACAATCTAGATCTCATTCTCGTTCTCATCCTTcacaaaagagaaagcagGATTCCTACATGACAGAATCCGAAGTCCTCGCAACACTTTGCGAGATGTTACCACCAAAGCGCGTCATCGCGTTGTTCATTGAGAAATTCTTTAAACATTTATACCCTGCCATTCCAATCTTAGATGAAcagaatttcaaaaatcaTGTGAATCAAATGCTTTCGCTATCATCGATAAACCCCACTGTTAACAACTTCGGAATGGGCATGCCatcatcctcttctttggaaaatcAACCCATAACACAAATCAATCTTCCAAAACTCTCCGATTCTTGTAATTTAGGTATTCTGATAATAATCTTGAGGTTGACATGGCTATCCATACCTTCGAACTCCTGCGACGTTGACTTGGGCGAAGAAAGCGGATCATTCTTAGTACCTAACGAATCGAGCAGTATGTCAGCATCTGCGCTGACTTCAATGGCCAAGGAGGAATCTCTTTTGCTAAAATATGAAACACCAGTCGAGGCTCTAGAACTATGTCAAAAGTACTTAAttaaatttgatgaactttCTAGTATATCCAACAACAATGTTAATTTAACCACAGTACAATTTGCCATATTCTACAACTTTTACATGAAAAGCGCGTCAAATGATTTGACTACATTGACAAATACCAATAACACCGGTATAGCCAATCCTGGTCATGATTCTGAGTCGCATCAGATTCTACTCTCCAACATCACTCAAATGGCATTTAGTTGCGGGTTGCATAGGGACCCTGATAATTTTCCTCAACTAAACGCTACCATTCCCACAACTACTCAAGATATGCCCAACAATGGCAACAAAAAGATGAACTCCAACACTAATGCAAGTTTGAACAACAGCATGACTGCTACCACAACCACCAATAGCAGTAGCAGATCTGGCAGCGCGGATTCGAGAAGTGGATCAATCCCTGTAAGcaagaaggaaaatcaAGTTAGtattgaaagatttaaaCATACATGGAGGAAAATATGGTACTACATCGTTAGTATGGACGTTAACCAATCCCTCTCACTGGGGAGTCCTCGACTACTAAGGAATTTGAGAGACTTTAGCGATACAAAATTACCAAGTGCTTCAAGAATTGATTATGTTCGTGATATTAAGGAGTTAATCATTGTGAAGAAttttactctttttttccaaattgaTCTATGTATCATTGCTGTGTTAAATCACATTCTGAATGTTTCTTTGGCAAGAAGCGTGAGAAAATTCGAATTAGATTCATTGATTAATCTGTTAAAGAACTTGACTTATGGAACTGAGAACGTCAATGATGTGGTGAGCTCTTTGATTAATAAAGGCTTGTTACCTACTTCAGAAGGTGGCTCTGTAGATTCAAATAGTGATGAAATTTATGGCCTACCGAAACTACCCGATATTCTAAATCATGGTCAACATAATCAGAATTTATATGCTGATGGCAGAGCTGCCTCTAGTAGTGATATAGACAAGAAATTAGACTTGCCTCATGAATCTACAACGAGagctttatttttctcgAAACACATGACAATTAGAATGCTGCTATACTTATTGAACTACATTTTATTTACTCATTACGAACCAATGGGTAGTGAAGACCCTGGAACTAATATCTTGGCCAAAGAGTACGCTCAAGAAGCTTTGAACTTTGCCATGGATGGATACAGGAAttgtatgatttttttcaataacatTAGGAACACCAATTCATTATTTGATTACATGAATGTTATTCTGTCTTACCCTTGTTTGGATATCGGTCACCGTTCTCTACAGTTCATTGTTTGTTTGATTTTAAGAGCAAAGTGTGGCCCATTGACCGGTATGCGTGAATCGTCTATCATTACCAATGGTACATCAAGTGGATTTAATAGTTCAGTGGAAGATGAGGACGTTAAGATTAAGCAAGAGTCTTCTGATGAACTGAAGAAAGACGATTTTATGAAAGATGTCAATCTGGATTCAGGTGATTCGTTAGCCGAAATTTTAATGTCAAGAATGCTGCTATTCCAAAAACTAACAAAACAGTTGTCtaaaaaatacaattaCGCTATTCGTATGAATAAATCTACTGGATTTTTCGTCTCTTTATTAGATACGCCTTCGAAGAAATCGGATTCTAAGTCAGGTAATGGTTCGTTCATGTTGGGTAATTGGAAGCATCCAAAGGTTTCTAATATGAGCGGGTTTCTTGCGGGCGATAAAGACCAATTACAAAGATGTCCTGTGTATCAAGATGCACTAGGGTTTGTCAGTCCGCCTGGTACAAATGAAGGTTCTGCTCCAATTCAAGGCTTAGCATTACAGAATTCAACTGCTAGGATGGGCGGGACTCAGTTACCACCTATCAGATCGTACAAACCCATCACGTATACTAGTAGTAATTTGCGTCGTATGAAAGAAACAGGTGAAGCAGAAGctaagagaagaagatttaATGATGGGTATGTTGATAACAACGAAATACCTAGAGGAATAAGCCCGAAACCTTCAAGTGGGTTGTCATCGGTGCAACCACTTTTGTCATCCTTTTCTATGAACCAGCTAGGCGGAAATACCATACCAACAGTGCCATCGTTGACTAACATTACTTCTCAAATGGGTGCTTTACCTTCCTTGGATAGAATAACCACTAGCCAGATAAATTTGCCAGATCCATCCAGAGATGAGGCATTTGATAACTCCATCAAGCAAATGACACCTATTACGAATGCTTTCatgaataataataattcaaTTCCAAGCTCTACCATGAATGGGAATATGAACGTTAGTGGAGCTGGAACTGCGAATACAGATACAAGTGTCAACGGCAGTGCTTTGTCGACGTTAACGAGTCCACAGAATTCAGATTTAGCATCCAACTCTGCCACGCAATATAATCCTGACTTAGAAGATTTCTTGATGCAAAACTCTAACTTTAATGGACTGATGATAAATCCTTCCAGTTTGGTAGAAGTTGTCGGTGGATACAATGATCCTAATAATCTTGGAAGAAACGATGCGGTTGATTTTCTGCCTGTCGATAATGTAGAGATTGATGGACTAGTTGATTTTTATAGAGCAGATTTTCCAATCTGGGAATAA
- the GSY2 gene encoding glycogen (starch) synthase GSY2 (similar to Saccharomyces cerevisiae GSY1 (YFR015C) and GSY2 (YLR258W); ancestral locus Anc_1.375) produces MSRDLQNHLLFETATEVANRVGGIYSVLKSKAPITVAQYKDHYHLIGPLNKATYQNEVDILDWKKPEAFSDEMKPVQHALQTMEARGVHFIYGRWLIDGAPKVILFDLDSVRGYSNEWKGDLWSLVGIPSPENDFETNDAILLGYTVAWFLGELAHLDSQHAIVAHFHEWLAGVALPLCRKRRIDVVTIFTTHATLLGRYLCASGSFDFYNCLESVDVDHEAGKFGIYHRYCIERAAAHSADVFTTVSQITAFEAEHLLKRKPDGILPNGLNVIKFQAFHEFQNLHALKKEKINDFVRGHFHGCFDFDLDNTLYFFIAGRYEYKNKGADMFIEALARLNYRLKVSGSKKTVVAFIVMPAKNNSFTVEALKGQAEVKALENTVHEVTTSIGKRIFDHAIRYPHNGLTTELPTDLSELLKSSDKVMLKRRILALRRPAGQLPPIVTHNMVDDANDLILNKIRQVQLFNNPSDRVKMIFHPEFLNANNPILGLDYDEFVRGCHLGVFPSYYEPWGYTPAECTVMGVPSITTNVSGFGAYMEDLIETNQAKDYGIYIVDRRFKAPDESVEQLVDYMEEFVKKTRRQRINQRNRTERLSDLLDWKRMGLEYVKARQLALRRGYPDQFKELVGEELNDSSMDALAGGKKLKVARPLSVPGSPRDLRSNSTVYMTPGDLGTLQEANNADDYFSLGVNPAADDDDDGPYADDS; encoded by the coding sequence ATGTCTCGTGACCTGCAAAACCATTTGTTATTCGAGACCGCAACTGAGGTTGCTAATAGAGTTGGTGGCATATATTCTGTGCTAAAGTCCAAGGCCCCCATTACAGTCGCACAATACAAAGACCATTACCATTTAATAGGGCCCTTGAATAAAGCCACTTACCAGAATGAAGTTGACATATTAGATTGGAAAAAGCCTGAAGCCTTTTCCGATGAAATGAAGCCCGTACAACATGCTTTGCAAACAATGGAGGCTAGAGGTGTACATTTTATTTATGGGAGATGGTTGATTGATGGCGCTCCAAAGGTGATTCTATTTGATTTGGATTCTGTGAGAGGTTACTCGAATGAATGGAAGGGTGATCTATGGTCACTGGTGGGAATTCCCTCTCCCGAGAATGATTTTGAGACGAACGATGCTATCCTGCTAGGTTATACTGTGGCTTGGTTTCTAGGTGAACTAGCCCACTTGGATTCTCAGCATGCAATTGTTGCACACTTTCACGAGTGGTTAGCCGGTGTTGCGTTACCCTTATGTCGTAAAAGGCGTATCGATGTAGTTACTATTTTTACTACTCATGCTACTTTACTAGGACGATATTTATGTGCCTCCGGTAGTTTCGACTTTTACAATTGTTTAGAAAGTGTTGACGTCGATCATGAGGCAGGTAAATTCGGCATATACCATCGTTATTGTATAGAAAGGGCTGCGGCACATTCTGCAGACGTTTTTACTACAGTGTCACAAATAACTGCTTTTGAAGCAGAgcatcttttgaaaagaaaacctgATGGGATCTTGCCTAATGGACTAAACGTCATCAAATTTCAGGCATTTCATGAGTTCCAAAATTTACATGCTTTGAAGAAGGAGAAAATCAATGACTTCGTGAGAGGTCATTTTCATGGTTGCTTTGATTTCGATCTGGACAATACCTTGTACTTTTTCATTGCTGGTAGATACGAATATAAAAACAAGGGTGCTGACATGTTTATTGAAGCTCTGGCACGTTTAAATTATAGATTAAAAGTATCGGggtcaaagaaaacagtAGTAGCGTTCATTGTCATGCCCGCCAAAAACAATTCGTTCACCGTCGAGGCATTGAAAGGCCAGGCAGAGGTAAAGGCGTTAGAAAATACCGTACATGAAGTGACTACTTCAATTGGCAAAAGAATATTCGATCATGCCATTAGATATCCCCATAATGGACTGACTACGGAATTACCAACCGATCTGAGTGAATTACTCAAGAGTTCTGATAAGGTTATGTTAAAAAGACGTATCCTTGCTCTAAGAAGGCCTGCAGGGCAATTGCCACCAATAGTGACACACAATATGGTTGATGACGCTAACGACTTGATTCTGAATAAAATCAGACAAGTCCAGTTGTTCAATAATCCAAGTGACCGTGTTAAGATGATTTTCCATCCAGAATTTTTGAACGCAAACAATCCGATCCTTGGTCTGGACTATGATGAATTTGTGCGTGGTTGTCATTTAGGTGTTTTCCCTTCATATTATGAACCTTGGGGGTATACACCTGCAGAGTGTACAGTAATGGGTGTTCCTTCTATCACTACAAACGTTTCTGGTTTTGGGGCCTATATGGAAGACTTAATTGAAACAAACCAAGCTAAAGATTACGGTATTTATATTGTTGATCGTCGCTTTAAGGCTCCTGATGAATCTGTGGAACAACTGGTTGACTACATGGAAGaatttgtaaaaaaaacGAGAAGGCAAAGAATCAATCAAAGAAACAGAACTGAAAGGCTATCCGATTTATTGGATTGGAAAAGAATGGGTCTCGAATATGTCAAGGCAAGACAGTTAGCATTGAGAAGAGGCTATCCTGATCAATTCAAAGAACTTGTTGGTGAAGAGTTAAACGATTCCAGCATGGATGCTTTAGCAGGCGGTAAGAAGCTAAAAGTGGCAAGACCGCTAAGTGTACCAGGCTCACCAAGAGACTTAAGGTCAAACAGTACAGTTTACATGACACCTGGTGATTTGGGCACTCTGCAAGAGGCCAATAACGCAGACGactatttttcattggGTGTGAATCCTGCTGCTGACGACGACGACGATGGTCCTTATGCTGATGATAGTTGA
- the HSP60 gene encoding chaperone ATPase HSP60 (similar to Saccharomyces cerevisiae HSP60 (YLR259C); ancestral locus Anc_6.47) yields MLRSSVVRSRATLRPLLRRAYSSHKELKFGVDGRASLLKGVETLAEAVAATLGPKGRNVLIEQPFGPPKITKDGVTVAKSIVLKDKFENMGAKLLQEVASKTNEAAGDGTTSATVLGRAIFTESVKNVAAGCNPMDLRRGSQVAVEKVIEFLSANKKEITTSEEIAQVATISANGDSHVGKLLASAMEKVGKEGVITIREGRTLEDELEVTEGMRFDRGFISPYFITDPKSSKVEFEKPLLLLSEKKISSIQDILPALEISNQSRRPLLIIAEDIDGEALAACILNKLRGQVKVCAVKAPGFGDNRKNTIGDIAVLTGGTVFTEELDLKPEQCTIENLGSCDSITVTKEDTVILNGSGPKEAIQERIEQIKGSIDITTTNSYEKEKLQERLAKLSGGVAVIRVGGASEVEVGEKKDRYDDALNATRAAVEEGILPGGGTALVKASRVLDEVVVDNFDQKLGVDIIRKAITRPAKQIIENAGEEGSVIIGKLIDEYGDDFAKGYDAAKSEYTDMLATGIIDPFKVVRSGLVDASGVASLLATTEVAIVDAPEPPAPAGAGGMPGGMPGMPGMM; encoded by the coding sequence ATGTTGAGATCATCCGTTGTTCGCAGTCGCGCTACTTTAAGACCTTTATTACGCCGTGCTTACTCCTCTCacaaagaattgaaatttgGTGTCGATGGAAGAGCCTCGCTTCTTAAGGGAGTCGAAACTTTAGCTGAAGCCGTTGCAGCCACTTTGGGTCCAAAGGGAAGAAATGTTTTGATCGAACAGCCTTTCGGCCCTCCAAAGATTACCAAAGATGGTGTTACTGTTGCAAAATCAATTGTGTTGAAGGATAAGTTTGAGAACATGGGTGCTAAGTTACTTCAAGAAGTTGCTTCTAAGACTAATGAGGCAGCTGGTGATGGTACAACTTCTGCTACCGTATTAGGTAGAGCCATTTTCACTGAGTCTGTCAAGAACGTTGCTGCTGGTTGTAACCCAATGGATTTGAGAAGGGGTTCTCAAGTCGCAGTTGAGAAAGTGATAGAATTTTTGAGCGccaacaagaaagaaattaccACATCCGAGGAAATCGCTCAGGTAGCAACCATTTCTGCTAACGGAGACTCTCATGTTGGTAAGTTACTAGCTTCGGCTATGGAAAAGGTTGGGAAGGAAGGTGTTATTACTATCAGAGAAGGTAGGACATTGGAAGATGAACTTGAGGTTACTGAAGGTATGAGATTTGACCGTGGTTTTATTTCTCCTTATTTCATCACTGATCCAAAGTCGAGTAAAGTAGAATTCGAAAAgccattattattattgagcgagaagaaaatttcttctattcAAGATATTTTACCTGCCTTGGAAATTTCCAATCAAAGCAGAAGACCTCTATTGATCATTGCGGAGGATATTGACGGTGAAGCTCTTGCTGCTTGTATTTTGAATAAGTTGAGAGGTCAAGTTAAGGTCTGTGCAGTGAAGGCACCTGGTTTCGGTGacaacagaaaaaatacaattgGTGATATTGCAGTGTTGACAGGTGGTACTGTTTTTACTGAGGAATTGGATTTAAAGCCAGAACAATGTACTATAGAGAACTTAGGTTCCTGTGACTCTATTACTGTTACCAAGGAAGATACTGTTATTTTAAACGGTAGTGGTCCAAAGGAAGccattcaagaaagaattgaacAAATTAAGGGCTCCATTGACATTACCACTACAAATTCCTATGAAAAGGAGAAACTACAAGAACGTTTAGCCAAATTGTCCGGCGGTGTCGCTGTCATCAGAGTTGGTGGTGCATCCGAAGTTGAAGTTGGTGAAAAGAAGGATCGTTACGACGATGCTTTGAACGCTACGAGAGCGGCAGTTGAAGAAGGTATTTTGCCGGGTGGCGGTACTGCCTTAGTGAAGGCATCTAGAGTTTTGGATGAAGTTGTTGTCGACAATTTCGATCAAAAATTAGGTGTTGATATCATAAGAAAGGCCATCACAAGACCAGCTAAacaaatcattgaaaatgCTGGTGAAGAAGGTTCAGTTATCATTGGTAAATTGATCGATGAATATGGTGATGATTTTGCTAAGGGTTACGATGCCGCCAAATCTGAATACACTGATATGCTAGCCACTGGTATCATCGATCCATTTAAAGTCGTTAGATCCGGTCTAGTGGATGCTTCTGGTGTTGCCTCATTATTGGCTACTACTGAAGTTGCTATTGTTGATGCACCAGAACCACCAGCACCAGCTGGTGCTGGTGGTATGCCAGGCGGTATGCCAGGTATGCCAGGTATGATGTAA
- the SMKI12G3140 gene encoding uncharacterized protein (similar to Saccharomyces cerevisiae YLR257W; ancestral locus Anc_1.378) — MVDAKGSTPCLIGDSIRNINDENSLDFQYNNQFNEEGEASRLLTPQTSSNHALNKIQKDSDIRDRSYTSVAELNREGALLTDEVDLENVDASKVRSGRDDVEAEEKRKKLLLLKRKQRNSAINSDSFSSTSLRASKSNSLITSTDPIEDHISKYSSSGTPVDVATNANQEDEDIIRNSYGQMIKNNSNRPHLAKGESYQSAEQEVDHMAPEKSEKRQERSGRSFDRQTSSAEFLRSLSRSISRGPKKNKTVSPTKGEDSRLYSTSNYSISLVDLENGPKVIPETLEEEQEDAEKEGILLEDEGNEEYTKDLEEAANKVQQL; from the coding sequence ATGGTTGACGCTAAAGGTAGTACGCCATGTTTGATTGGTGATTCGATAAGGAACATCAACGATGAGAATAGTTTGGATTTCCAATATAACAACCAGTTTAATGAAGAAGGTGAAGCTTCGAGATTACTAACGCCACAAACGAGTTCTAATCACGCCTTGAACAAGATTCAGAAGGATAGTGATATCCGAGATAGATCATATACATCCGTAGCGGAATTGAACCGTGAAGGTGCTTTGCTAACTGACGAAGTTGATTTAGAAAACGTCGATGCTTCGAAAGTTCGCAGTGGTAGAGATGACGTCGAGGCTGaggaaaagaggaaaaaactTCTGTTGTTGAAGAGGAAACAAAGAAACAGTGCGATTAATTCAGACAGCTTCTCCTCCACTTCGTTACGTGCTTCGAAATCTAACTCACTGATTACATCGACTGACCCAATCGAAGACCATATCAGCAAATATTCGTCGTCAGGCACGCCGGTCGATGTCGCAACCAATGCAAaccaagaagatgaagacaTTATCAGGAACTCTTATGGGCAAATgatcaaaaataattcaaATAGGCCACATTTAGCGAAGGGTGAATCATATCAATCAGCAGAACAAGAAGTAGATCATATGGCGCCTGagaaatcagaaaaaagaCAAGAGAGAAGCGGGAGATCTTTTGATAGACAGACATCATCCGCTGAATTTTTAAGATCCTTGTCGAGGTCAATTAGTCGTGGacctaaaaaaaataaaacggTTTCACCTACCAAAGGAGAGGACTCAAGGTTATATAGTACTAGCAACTACTCTATATCGTTAGTTGATTTGGAGAATGGTCCTAAGGTTATTCCAGAAACTCTGGAAGAAGAGCAGGAAGACGCCGAAAAAGAGGGTATTTTGTTGGAAGATGAAGGCAACGAGGAATACACTAAAGACTTGGAAGAAGCAGCTAACAAAGTTCAACAACTATGA